In a single window of the Solea senegalensis isolate Sse05_10M linkage group LG1, IFAPA_SoseM_1, whole genome shotgun sequence genome:
- the LOC122769929 gene encoding gastrula zinc finger protein XlCGF8.2DB-like isoform X3 — MHGQHLLLIKEELHTEMMTRPDQEEPENPHIKEEQEDLWTNQEEEQLHDTEEADDGKFSLTVVQVKTEDDPESPDIKEEQEDLWTNQEVHGNKFSLSIVHVKTEDDEDEPQSSQLQDSREAEPPDTDGDDHLHSDKEDNKTSDSCETEDSEDYEKETRAPDQRQPHRHKQRVSTGQKPPVCDVCGKRFTTKSEVKRHMVVHTGEKPISCEICGKIFTQNSSLTTHMVVHTGEKPFPCDVCGKRFTQKGTLDVHMLIHTGEKPYICGVCGKRFITKSDVKRHMVVHTGEKPCSCDVCGKRFMTKSDVKRHMMVHTGKKPFHCDVCGKGFIISCSLKSHMWRHTGEKPFHCDVCGKKFTHKRSLNIHMTNQHVSLTA, encoded by the coding sequence ACGGCCAACATCTGCTGCTGATCAAAGAAGAGCTTCACACTGAGATGATGACCCGTCCAGATCAGGAGGAGCCAGAGAATCCTCACATtaaagaggaacaggaagatCTCTGGACCAAtcaggaggaagagcagcttCATGACACGGAGGAGGCTGATGATGGAAAGTTCTCACTCACTGTTGTTCAAGTGAAAACTGAAGATGACCCAGAGAGTCCTGACATcaaagaggaacaggaagatCTCTGGACCAATCAGGAGGTCCATGGCAACAAGTTCTCACTCTCTATTGTCCACGTGAAGACGGAAGACGATGAGGACGAACCTCAGTCCTCACAGCTTCAGGacagcagagaagcagagcCTCCAGACACTGATGGAGATGATCATCTTCACTCCGATAAAGAAGACAACAAGACTTCAGACTCGTGTGAGACTGAAGACAGTGAGGATTATGAGAAGGAGACCAGAGCTCCTGACCAACGTCAgcctcacagacacaaacagagagttTCTACAGGACAGAAACCGCCTGTCTGCGACGTCTGTGGGAAAAGATTCACAACAAAGAGTGAAGTTAAGAGACACATGGTGGTCCACACTGGAGAGAAACCAATTTCCTGTGAAATTTGTGggaaaatatttacacaaaacaGTTCTTTGACGACACACATGGTGGTTCACACTGGAGAGAAACCGTTtccctgtgatgtttgtgggaaaAGATTCACACAGAAAGGTACTCTTGATGTACATATGCTGatccacacaggagagaaaccataCATCTGTGGTGTCTGTGGGAAAAGATTTATAACAAAGAGTGATGTTAAGAGACACATGGTTGTCCACACCGGAGAGAAACCGTgcagctgtgatgtttgtgggaaaAGATTTATGACAAAGAGTGATGTTAAGAGACACATGATGGTCCACACCGGAAAGAAACCGTTTCACTGTGACGTCTGTGGGAAAGGATTCATAATCAGTTGTAGCctgaagagccacatgtggcgCCACACCGGAGAGAAACCGTTTCACTGTGACGTCTGTGGGAAGAAATTCACTCACAAACGTTCTCTCAACATCCACATGACAAATCAACATGTTTCGTTAACCGCGTAG
- the LOC122769929 gene encoding zinc finger protein 239-like isoform X1 has product MMKQERLRENRRPPADCSTDGQHLLLIKEELHTEMMTRPDQEEPENPHIKEEQEDLWTNQEEEQLHDTEEADDGKFSLTVVQVKTEDDPESPDIKEEQEDLWTNQEVHGNKFSLSIVHVKTEDDEDEPQSSQLQDSREAEPPDTDGDDHLHSDKEDNKTSDSCETEDSEDYEKETRAPDQRQPHRHKQRVSTGQKPPVCDVCGKRFTTKSEVKRHMVVHTGEKPISCEICGKIFTQNSSLTTHMVVHTGEKPFPCDVCGKRFTQKGTLDVHMLIHTGEKPYICGVCGKRFITKSDVKRHMVVHTGEKPCSCDVCGKRFMTKSDVKRHMMVHTGKKPFHCDVCGKGFIISCSLKSHMWRHTGEKPFHCDVCGKKFTHKRSLNIHMTNQHVSLTA; this is encoded by the coding sequence ACGGCCAACATCTGCTGCTGATCAAAGAAGAGCTTCACACTGAGATGATGACCCGTCCAGATCAGGAGGAGCCAGAGAATCCTCACATtaaagaggaacaggaagatCTCTGGACCAAtcaggaggaagagcagcttCATGACACGGAGGAGGCTGATGATGGAAAGTTCTCACTCACTGTTGTTCAAGTGAAAACTGAAGATGACCCAGAGAGTCCTGACATcaaagaggaacaggaagatCTCTGGACCAATCAGGAGGTCCATGGCAACAAGTTCTCACTCTCTATTGTCCACGTGAAGACGGAAGACGATGAGGACGAACCTCAGTCCTCACAGCTTCAGGacagcagagaagcagagcCTCCAGACACTGATGGAGATGATCATCTTCACTCCGATAAAGAAGACAACAAGACTTCAGACTCGTGTGAGACTGAAGACAGTGAGGATTATGAGAAGGAGACCAGAGCTCCTGACCAACGTCAgcctcacagacacaaacagagagttTCTACAGGACAGAAACCGCCTGTCTGCGACGTCTGTGGGAAAAGATTCACAACAAAGAGTGAAGTTAAGAGACACATGGTGGTCCACACTGGAGAGAAACCAATTTCCTGTGAAATTTGTGggaaaatatttacacaaaacaGTTCTTTGACGACACACATGGTGGTTCACACTGGAGAGAAACCGTTtccctgtgatgtttgtgggaaaAGATTCACACAGAAAGGTACTCTTGATGTACATATGCTGatccacacaggagagaaaccataCATCTGTGGTGTCTGTGGGAAAAGATTTATAACAAAGAGTGATGTTAAGAGACACATGGTTGTCCACACCGGAGAGAAACCGTgcagctgtgatgtttgtgggaaaAGATTTATGACAAAGAGTGATGTTAAGAGACACATGATGGTCCACACCGGAAAGAAACCGTTTCACTGTGACGTCTGTGGGAAAGGATTCATAATCAGTTGTAGCctgaagagccacatgtggcgCCACACCGGAGAGAAACCGTTTCACTGTGACGTCTGTGGGAAGAAATTCACTCACAAACGTTCTCTCAACATCCACATGACAAATCAACATGTTTCGTTAACCGCGTAG
- the LOC122769994 gene encoding zinc finger protein 239-like, which produces MMTRPDQEEPKNTHIKEEQEDLWTNQEEEQLHDTEEADDGKFSLTVQVKTEDDPESPDIKEEQEDLWTNQEVHGNKFSLSIVHVKTEDDEDEPQSSQLQDSREAEPPDTDGDDHLHSDKEDHETSDSCETEDSEDYEKETRAPDQRQPHRHKQRVSTGEKPPVCDVCGKRFTTKSEVKTHMVVHTGEKPFHCDVCGKGFTRKGTLDVHMLIHTGEKPFICGVCGKRFITKSDVKRHMVVHSREKPCSCDVCGKRFMTKSDVKRHMMVHTGKKPFHCDVCGKGFIISCSLKSHMWRHTGEKPFHCDVCGKKFTHKRSLNIHMTNQHVSLTA; this is translated from the coding sequence ATGATGACCCGTCCAGATCAGGAGGAGCCAAAGAATACTCACATtaaagaggaacaggaagatCTGTGGACCAAtcaggaggaagagcagcttCATGACACGGAGGAGGCTGATGATGGAAAGTTCTCACTCACTGTTCAAGTGAAAACTGAAGATGACCCAGAGAGTCCTGACATcaaagaggaacaggaagatCTCTGGACCAATCAGGAGGTCCATGGCAACAAGTTCTCGCTCTCTATCGTCCACGTGAAGACGGAAGACGATGAGGACGAACCTCAGTCCTCACAGCTTCAGGACAGCAGAGAGGCAGAGCCTCCAGACACTGATGGAGATGATCATCTTCACTCCGATAAAGAAGACCACGAGACTTCAGACTCGTGTGAGACTGAAGACAGTGAGGATTATGAAAAGGAGACCAGAGCTCCTGACCAACGTCAgcctcacagacacaaacagagagttTCTACAGGAGAGAAACCGCCTGTCTGCGACGTCTGTGGGAAAAGATTCACAACAAAGAGTGAAGTTAAGACACACATGGTGGTCCACACTGGAGAGAAACCGTTTCACTGTGACGTCTGTGGGAAAGGATTCACACGGAAAGGTACTCTTGATGTGCATATGCTGatccacacaggagagaaaccattCATCTGTGGTGTCTGTGGGAAAAGATTTATAACAAAGAGTGATGTTAAGAGACACATGGTTGTCCACAGCAGAGAGAAACCGTgcagctgtgatgtttgtgggaaaAGATTTATGACAAAGAGTGATGTTAAGAGACACATGATGGTCCACACCGGAAAGAAACCGTTTCACTGTGACGTCTGTGGGAAAGGATTCATAATCAGTTGTAGCctgaagagccacatgtggcgCCACACCGGAGAGAAACCGTTTCACTGTGACGTCTGTGGGAAGAAATTCACTCACAAACGTTCTCTCAACATCCACATGACAAATCAACATGTTTCGTTAACCGCGTAG
- the LOC122769929 gene encoding gastrula zinc finger protein XlCGF8.2DB-like isoform X2, whose translation MHFYGQHLLLIKEELHTEMMTRPDQEEPENPHIKEEQEDLWTNQEEEQLHDTEEADDGKFSLTVVQVKTEDDPESPDIKEEQEDLWTNQEVHGNKFSLSIVHVKTEDDEDEPQSSQLQDSREAEPPDTDGDDHLHSDKEDNKTSDSCETEDSEDYEKETRAPDQRQPHRHKQRVSTGQKPPVCDVCGKRFTTKSEVKRHMVVHTGEKPISCEICGKIFTQNSSLTTHMVVHTGEKPFPCDVCGKRFTQKGTLDVHMLIHTGEKPYICGVCGKRFITKSDVKRHMVVHTGEKPCSCDVCGKRFMTKSDVKRHMMVHTGKKPFHCDVCGKGFIISCSLKSHMWRHTGEKPFHCDVCGKKFTHKRSLNIHMTNQHVSLTA comes from the exons atgcactttt ACGGCCAACATCTGCTGCTGATCAAAGAAGAGCTTCACACTGAGATGATGACCCGTCCAGATCAGGAGGAGCCAGAGAATCCTCACATtaaagaggaacaggaagatCTCTGGACCAAtcaggaggaagagcagcttCATGACACGGAGGAGGCTGATGATGGAAAGTTCTCACTCACTGTTGTTCAAGTGAAAACTGAAGATGACCCAGAGAGTCCTGACATcaaagaggaacaggaagatCTCTGGACCAATCAGGAGGTCCATGGCAACAAGTTCTCACTCTCTATTGTCCACGTGAAGACGGAAGACGATGAGGACGAACCTCAGTCCTCACAGCTTCAGGacagcagagaagcagagcCTCCAGACACTGATGGAGATGATCATCTTCACTCCGATAAAGAAGACAACAAGACTTCAGACTCGTGTGAGACTGAAGACAGTGAGGATTATGAGAAGGAGACCAGAGCTCCTGACCAACGTCAgcctcacagacacaaacagagagttTCTACAGGACAGAAACCGCCTGTCTGCGACGTCTGTGGGAAAAGATTCACAACAAAGAGTGAAGTTAAGAGACACATGGTGGTCCACACTGGAGAGAAACCAATTTCCTGTGAAATTTGTGggaaaatatttacacaaaacaGTTCTTTGACGACACACATGGTGGTTCACACTGGAGAGAAACCGTTtccctgtgatgtttgtgggaaaAGATTCACACAGAAAGGTACTCTTGATGTACATATGCTGatccacacaggagagaaaccataCATCTGTGGTGTCTGTGGGAAAAGATTTATAACAAAGAGTGATGTTAAGAGACACATGGTTGTCCACACCGGAGAGAAACCGTgcagctgtgatgtttgtgggaaaAGATTTATGACAAAGAGTGATGTTAAGAGACACATGATGGTCCACACCGGAAAGAAACCGTTTCACTGTGACGTCTGTGGGAAAGGATTCATAATCAGTTGTAGCctgaagagccacatgtggcgCCACACCGGAGAGAAACCGTTTCACTGTGACGTCTGTGGGAAGAAATTCACTCACAAACGTTCTCTCAACATCCACATGACAAATCAACATGTTTCGTTAACCGCGTAG